Proteins encoded by one window of Ramlibacter tataouinensis:
- the rpsJ gene encoding 30S ribosomal protein S10 — protein MAQQKIRIRLKAFDYKLIDQSAAEIVDTAKRTGAIVKGPVPLPTRMKRFDILRSPHVNKSSRDQFEIRTHQRLMDIVDPTDKTVDALMKLDLPAGVDVEIKLQ, from the coding sequence ATGGCCCAGCAGAAAATCCGCATCCGCCTCAAGGCCTTCGATTACAAGCTGATCGACCAGTCCGCCGCCGAGATCGTCGATACCGCCAAGCGCACCGGCGCCATCGTCAAGGGGCCGGTGCCGCTGCCGACGCGCATGAAGCGCTTCGACATCCTGCGCTCGCCGCACGTCAACAAGTCGAGCCGCGACCAGTTCGAGATCCGCACCCACCAGCGTCTGATGGACATCGTCGACCCGACCGACAAGACGGTGGACGCGCTGATGAAGCTCGACCTGCCGGCCGGCGTGGACGTGGAGATCAAGCTGCAGTAA
- the rplC gene encoding 50S ribosomal protein L3 encodes MSQSNSLGLLGRKVGMMRLFTDDGDAIPVTVLDVSGNRVTQVKTQETDGYAALQVTFGKRRPSRVSKPLAGHLAKAGVEAGEIIQEFRVTAEAAGKYAAGATVPVADVFAVGQQVDVQGTSIGKGYAGTIKRHNFASQRASHGNSRSHNVPGSISMAQDPGRVFPGKKMTGHMGDETVTTQNLDVIRIDEARQLLLVKGAVPGAKGGFVTVRPAVKAKAAAAEKGAK; translated from the coding sequence ATGAGTCAAAGCAACTCCCTCGGGTTGCTGGGCCGCAAGGTGGGCATGATGCGCCTGTTCACCGATGACGGGGATGCCATTCCTGTCACGGTGCTCGACGTGTCGGGCAACCGCGTGACCCAGGTCAAGACCCAGGAAACCGACGGCTACGCGGCCTTGCAGGTCACGTTCGGCAAGCGTCGTCCCTCGCGCGTGTCCAAGCCGCTGGCCGGCCACCTGGCCAAGGCGGGCGTCGAGGCGGGCGAGATCATCCAGGAATTCCGCGTGACGGCCGAGGCCGCCGGCAAGTACGCCGCAGGCGCCACCGTGCCGGTGGCCGACGTGTTCGCCGTGGGCCAGCAGGTCGACGTGCAGGGCACCTCGATCGGCAAGGGCTACGCCGGCACCATCAAGCGCCACAACTTCGCCTCGCAGCGCGCCTCGCACGGCAACAGCCGCTCGCACAACGTCCCGGGCTCGATCTCCATGGCCCAGGACCCGGGCCGCGTGTTCCCGGGCAAGAAGATGACCGGCCACATGGGCGACGAGACCGTCACCACCCAGAACCTCGACGTCATCCGCATCGACGAAGCGCGCCAGCTGCTGCTGGTCAAGGGCGCCGTGCCCGGCGCCAAGGGCGGCTTCGTCACGGTGCGCCCGGCCGTCAAGGCCAAGGCCGCCGCCGCCGAGAAGGGAGCGAAGTAA
- the rplD gene encoding 50S ribosomal protein L4: MQLELLNEQGQAASKVDAPETVFGREYNEDLVHQIVVAYQANARQGTRAQKDRQQVKHSTKKPFKQKGTGRARAGMTSSPLWRGGGRIFPNSPEENFTQKINKKMYRAGMASIFSQLAREGRLAVVDSLKVDSPKTKQLAARFKAMNLESVLVIAEEVDENLYLASRNLANVLVVEPRYADPLSLVHFKKVLLTKGALDQLKEMFA, encoded by the coding sequence ATGCAGCTCGAACTCCTGAACGAGCAGGGCCAGGCCGCGTCCAAGGTGGACGCGCCCGAGACCGTGTTCGGCCGTGAATACAACGAGGACCTGGTTCACCAGATCGTCGTCGCCTACCAGGCCAACGCCCGCCAGGGCACCCGGGCCCAGAAGGACCGCCAGCAGGTCAAGCACTCGACCAAGAAGCCGTTCAAGCAGAAGGGCACGGGCCGGGCCCGCGCCGGCATGACCTCCTCGCCGCTGTGGCGCGGGGGCGGCCGCATCTTCCCGAACAGCCCGGAAGAGAACTTCACCCAGAAGATCAACAAGAAGATGTACCGCGCCGGCATGGCGTCCATCTTCTCCCAGCTGGCCCGCGAAGGGCGCCTGGCCGTGGTCGACTCGCTCAAGGTCGATTCGCCCAAGACCAAGCAGCTGGCGGCCCGCTTCAAGGCCATGAACCTCGAGTCGGTCCTGGTGATCGCCGAAGAGGTCGACGAGAACCTGTATCTCGCTTCCCGCAACCTGGCCAACGTGCTCGTCGTCGAGCCGCGTTACGCCGATCCGCTGTCGCTGGTGCACTTCAAGAAGGTGCTGCTCACCAAGGGCGCCCTCGACCAGCTCAAGGAGATGTTCGCATGA
- the rplW gene encoding 50S ribosomal protein L23: protein MSRVNPTPAERKFDEGRLMQVLVAPIVSEKATQVADKTNAVTFKVLQDATKPEIKAAVELMFKVEVTGVSVVNTKGKTKRFGRSVGRRDNVRKAYVTLKEGQELNLSGEAA from the coding sequence ATGAGCCGTGTGAACCCCACTCCCGCCGAACGCAAGTTCGACGAAGGCCGCCTGATGCAGGTGCTGGTCGCACCGATCGTCTCCGAGAAGGCGACGCAGGTGGCAGACAAGACCAATGCCGTCACCTTCAAGGTGCTGCAGGACGCCACCAAGCCCGAGATCAAGGCTGCCGTGGAACTGATGTTCAAGGTCGAGGTCACCGGCGTGTCGGTGGTCAACACCAAGGGCAAGACCAAGCGCTTTGGCCGCTCGGTGGGTCGCCGCGACAACGTGCGCAAGGCCTACGTGACGCTCAAGGAAGGCCAGGAGCTCAACCTCTCCGGGGAGGCCGCGTAA
- the rplB gene encoding 50S ribosomal protein L2 yields MAVVKMKPTSPGQRAVVKVTRDHLYKGEPYSPLLEKQFQKAGRNNNGHITIRHRGGGNKHHYRVVDFRREKDGIPAKVERIEYDPNRTAHIALVCYADGERRYIIAPRGLEVGAQLVSGSEAPIRAGNTLPIRNIPVGSTIHCIELQPGKGAQIARSAGTSATLLAREGVYAQVRMRSGEVRRVHIECRATIGEVANEEHSLRQLGKAGAKRHMGIRPTVRGVAMNPIDHPHGGGEGRTGTGMPPVDPWGNLTKGYRTRNNKRTQTFIVSRRKK; encoded by the coding sequence ATGGCAGTCGTGAAGATGAAACCGACCTCGCCCGGCCAGCGCGCCGTGGTCAAGGTCACGCGGGACCACCTGTACAAGGGTGAGCCTTACTCGCCTCTGCTCGAAAAGCAGTTCCAGAAGGCCGGCCGCAACAACAACGGCCACATCACCATCCGGCATCGCGGCGGCGGCAACAAGCACCACTACCGCGTCGTGGATTTCCGCCGCGAGAAGGACGGCATCCCGGCCAAGGTGGAGCGCATCGAGTACGACCCGAACCGCACGGCGCACATCGCCCTGGTGTGCTACGCCGATGGCGAGCGCCGCTACATCATCGCTCCGCGCGGGCTGGAAGTCGGCGCGCAGCTGGTGTCCGGCTCCGAAGCCCCGATCCGCGCCGGCAACACCCTGCCGATCCGCAACATCCCGGTGGGCTCGACCATCCACTGCATCGAGCTGCAGCCCGGCAAGGGCGCGCAGATCGCGCGGTCGGCCGGCACTTCGGCGACGCTGCTGGCCCGTGAGGGCGTCTACGCGCAGGTGCGCATGCGCTCCGGCGAAGTGCGCCGCGTGCACATCGAGTGCCGCGCCACGATCGGCGAGGTGGCCAACGAAGAGCACAGCCTGCGCCAGCTCGGCAAGGCCGGCGCCAAGCGCCACATGGGCATCCGCCCGACGGTGCGCGGCGTCGCGATGAACCCGATCGACCACCCGCACGGCGGCGGCGAGGGCCGCACCGGCACCGGCATGCCGCCGGTCGATCCGTGGGGCAACCTGACCAAGGGCTACCGCACGCGTAATAACAAGCGTACGCAGACGTTCATCGTCTCGCGCCGCAAGAAGTAA
- the rpsS gene encoding 30S ribosomal protein S19 gives MTRSLKKGPFVDHHLVAKADKAVTNKDKKPIKTWSRRSMILPEFIGLTIAVHNGKQHVPVYITDQMVGHKLGEFALTRTFKGHPADKKVQKK, from the coding sequence ATGACGCGTTCTCTCAAGAAGGGTCCGTTTGTGGACCACCACCTGGTGGCCAAGGCCGACAAGGCCGTGACCAACAAGGACAAGAAGCCGATCAAGACCTGGTCGCGCCGCTCGATGATCCTGCCCGAGTTCATCGGGCTGACCATCGCCGTGCACAACGGCAAGCAGCACGTGCCGGTCTACATCACCGACCAGATGGTGGGCCACAAGCTGGGCGAATTCGCCCTGACGCGCACCTTCAAGGGTCACCCGGCGGACAAGAAAGTCCAGAAGAAGTAA
- the rplV gene encoding 50S ribosomal protein L22 — translation METRAVLRGVRLSVDKGRLVADLIRGKKVDQALNILDFTQKKAALVVKKVLESAIANAEHNEGADIDELKVKTIYVEQGATLKRFTARAKGRGNRISKPTCHVYVTVGN, via the coding sequence ATGGAAACCCGTGCAGTCCTCCGCGGCGTCCGCCTGTCCGTCGACAAGGGCCGGCTGGTGGCCGACCTGATCCGCGGCAAGAAGGTGGACCAGGCGCTGAACATCCTGGACTTCACCCAGAAGAAGGCCGCCCTCGTGGTCAAGAAGGTGCTGGAGTCCGCCATCGCGAACGCCGAGCACAACGAAGGCGCCGACATCGACGAGCTGAAGGTCAAGACCATCTACGTCGAGCAGGGCGCCACGCTCAAGCGCTTCACGGCGCGCGCCAAGGGCCGCGGCAACCGCATCAGCAAGCCCACGTGCCACGTGTACGTGACGGTCGGCAACTGA
- the rplP gene encoding 50S ribosomal protein L16 — protein sequence MLQPARRKYRKEQKGRNTGIATRGNSVAFGDFGLKSTDRGRLTARQIEAARRAISRHVKRGGRIWIRVFPDKPISQKPAEVRMGNGKGNPEFYVAEIQPGKVLYEIVGVPEELAREAFRLAAAKLPLRTTFVSRMIGA from the coding sequence ATGCTGCAACCCGCTCGACGCAAGTACCGCAAAGAGCAGAAGGGCCGCAACACCGGCATCGCGACGCGTGGCAACAGCGTCGCCTTCGGTGACTTCGGCCTCAAGTCCACCGACCGCGGCCGCCTGACGGCGCGCCAGATCGAGGCCGCGCGCCGCGCGATCTCCCGCCACGTCAAGCGCGGCGGCCGCATCTGGATCCGCGTCTTCCCGGACAAGCCGATTTCGCAGAAGCCGGCCGAAGTCCGCATGGGCAACGGCAAGGGCAACCCCGAGTTCTACGTGGCCGAGATCCAGCCGGGCAAGGTGCTGTACGAGATCGTGGGCGTGCCCGAGGAGCTGGCGCGCGAGGCGTTCCGCCTGGCGGCGGCCAAGCTGCCGCTGCGCACCACGTTCGTGTCGCGCATGATCGGCGCGTAA
- the rpmC gene encoding 50S ribosomal protein L29, translating into MSKASDLRQKDVAALETEVKDLQRAHFGLRMQKATQQLNNTASLRVTRRDIARAKTILAQKRAETAK; encoded by the coding sequence ATGAGCAAAGCATCCGACCTGCGCCAGAAGGACGTGGCCGCCCTCGAGACCGAGGTCAAGGATCTGCAGCGGGCCCATTTCGGCCTGCGCATGCAGAAGGCCACCCAGCAACTGAACAACACCGCTTCGCTGCGCGTCACGCGCCGCGACATCGCGCGCGCCAAGACCATCCTGGCCCAGAAGCGCGCCGAGACCGCCAAGTAA
- the rpsQ gene encoding 30S ribosomal protein S17 — translation MTEAKTSLKRTLVGKVVSDKRAKTVTVLVERRVKHELYGKIVARSSKYHAHDEKGEYHVGDLIEITESRPISKTKNWVATRLVQKAAAV, via the coding sequence ATGACGGAAGCCAAGACTTCTCTGAAGCGCACCCTGGTTGGCAAGGTGGTGAGCGACAAGCGTGCCAAGACCGTGACGGTCCTGGTCGAGCGCCGCGTCAAGCACGAGCTCTACGGCAAGATCGTGGCCCGCTCGAGCAAGTACCACGCCCACGACGAAAAGGGCGAGTACCACGTGGGCGACCTGATCGAGATCACCGAGAGCCGGCCGATCTCCAAGACCAAGAACTGGGTGGCTACCCGCCTGGTGCAGAAGGCCGCGGCGGTCTAA
- a CDS encoding peroxiredoxin: MIKVGDNLPDVTLQEYSEVEGNGCSIGPNPVKVKEAAAGKTIALFGLPGAFTPTCSAKHVPGYVQQFDELKKAGVDEIWCVSVNDAFVMGAWAREQKTGGKVRMLADGSADFARATGLTLDLTGRGMGVRSTRYSMLVKDGKVATMNVEGPGKFEVSDAATLLAQAKG; this comes from the coding sequence ATGATCAAGGTCGGAGACAACCTGCCCGATGTGACGCTGCAGGAGTACTCGGAAGTCGAGGGCAATGGCTGCAGCATCGGCCCCAACCCGGTGAAGGTGAAGGAGGCGGCGGCCGGCAAGACCATCGCCCTGTTCGGCCTGCCCGGCGCCTTCACGCCGACCTGCTCGGCCAAGCACGTGCCGGGCTACGTGCAGCAGTTCGACGAGCTGAAGAAGGCCGGGGTCGACGAGATCTGGTGCGTCAGCGTCAACGATGCCTTCGTCATGGGCGCCTGGGCGCGCGAGCAGAAGACCGGCGGCAAGGTGCGCATGCTGGCCGACGGCAGCGCCGATTTCGCCCGGGCCACCGGCCTGACGCTGGACCTCACCGGCCGGGGCATGGGGGTGCGCAGCACGCGCTACTCCATGCTGGTCAAGGACGGCAAGGTCGCCACGATGAATGTGGAAGGGCCGGGCAAGTTCGAGGTGAGCGACGCCGCCACGCTGCTGGCACAAGCCAAGGGGTAA
- a CDS encoding GNAT family N-acetyltransferase, translating to MIELATPASAEELEATREIFIEYAQGLGVDLCFQGFEEELKTLPGEYAAPHGALLLARVDGALAGCCALRPLAACDYPNAAEMKRLYVRRAFRGFGLGRQLAEAILDAARQGGYACVLLDTLDDMEAARALYEDLGFHPIEPYYHNPIAGAHYLKVDL from the coding sequence TTGATCGAGCTGGCGACGCCGGCCAGCGCCGAAGAGCTGGAAGCCACCCGCGAGATCTTCATCGAATACGCCCAGGGACTTGGCGTGGACCTGTGCTTCCAGGGGTTCGAGGAGGAGTTGAAGACGCTGCCCGGCGAGTATGCGGCTCCCCATGGCGCGCTGCTGCTGGCGCGGGTCGATGGCGCCCTGGCCGGCTGTTGTGCGCTGCGGCCGCTGGCCGCCTGCGACTACCCCAACGCCGCCGAGATGAAGCGGCTGTACGTGCGCAGGGCTTTCCGCGGGTTCGGGCTGGGCCGGCAACTGGCCGAAGCCATCCTCGACGCAGCCCGCCAGGGTGGCTATGCCTGCGTGCTGCTCGATACGCTGGACGACATGGAGGCAGCGCGCGCCTTGTACGAGGACCTGGGTTTCCACCCGATCGAGCCGTACTACCACAACCCCATCGCCGGCGCGCACTACCTGAAGGTGGACCTGTAG